One part of the Cyprinus carpio isolate SPL01 chromosome B12, ASM1834038v1, whole genome shotgun sequence genome encodes these proteins:
- the LOC109100341 gene encoding guanylate cyclase 2G-like: protein MSGGFDLDKSGPTQWWVLIFVSLLALTNSVICNKATRYKLTVGLQAPRNISYPFSLLRLGSAMQIAIDKINANPSLSGNFTFDFVYMDTDCNAKLSLQGFIDQVMNKNVSALFGPPCPEEAEVTGLIASSWNIPMFGFVGQTPKMDNILVYDTYIKIVPPIKRVGEILLKTLEFFGWKYVGMIGGGADTNTWDSVDALWKSVEKQLRAKVTVTAGIKFDTSDPELAKRNLQIISKVARVVVVLANAEDTTSMMIEAQKQGLMNGEYVFLLVQQFDVSGNVDTLWKSMGDANETTMLKAFDMVFVLAQKSYEGYDYYDFFEQAYERLKGAPFYSNLSSEKEVRSYAVYFYVVVLFYAMGLKEVFKNSKDIRYGREILQNLRDRTNIRFYGASGLVHFDEYGERNLDYSVYNLQQTETVTKFVSVLDFDSHSKMIKPTSRFSNIAWQSGKPPLDNLACGFDNELCEWVDNDISLLVLLVALPVLGVAAVALITLLTLQKTRLLSRLDESNWWLINYNEITILREPKGTQTLSASTTPSKCGSGGSQSMLSSNSCSTREAIYTTIGFYQGNKVGIKYLKNQIITDIKKPSIIAEFNMVKEMKHENIVQFFGVCIEPPNVCILMQYCKKGSLKDVLGNSEIDLDWMFKLSFAYDIVNGMEYIHKSSVKSHGNLRPSTCLVDSRLQIKLSGFGLWEFKHGTKHKMIPMENPNYEEMYYTAPEFLREVYYPFNGTQKGDVFSFAIIMGELIYSTEVGPYHDVHLEPKEIIKQLRTPVSKEPLRPTLSADVCDQRLIPLLKACWSENPDHRPPFVSIRRQLRQACPESHANILDNMVSKLEKYANHLEEVVEERTNQLTAEKSRADKLLSSMLPKYIADQLMSGKPVEPKSYDMVTIFFSDIVGFTTMCSVSSALEVVTILNDLYSLFDEIIKLYDVYKVETIGDAYMVASGLPISNGTRHAEEISTIALHFLSAIKRFKIRHLPNEKLALRIGINSGMQVHAISTGLFSVLYCLFGDTVNMASRMESNSLPLRIHVSQSTADILFKMGNFELEERGYIEIKGKGTQKTFWLISKSGFIFPPTGQDCDASPKSGTDSCHVISKQEKTKATPTNHGDRRAIQRTPAMAKITEMHTLTVPDI, encoded by the exons ATGTCAGGAGGATTTGACTTAGACAAAAGTGGACCCACACAATGGTGGGtgctgatttttgtttctttattagcTCTTACAAACTCTGTTATTTGCAACAAGGCAACCAGGTATAAGCTTACGGTTGGCCTCCAAGCTCCTCGGAACATTTCCTACCCTTTCAGTTTGCTAAGGTTGGGGTCTGCAATGCAGATAGCCATAGACAAGATTAATGCAAATCCATCTCTGAGTGGAAACTTCACATTTGACTTTGTGTACATGGACACAGACTGTAACGCAAAACTATCACTTCAGGGATTCATCGATCAagtaatgaacaaaaatgtatcaGCTCTATTTGGTCCACCTTGTCCTGAGGAGGCTGAA GTCACTGGGCTCATagcatcttcatggaacattccCATGTTTGGCTTTGTTGGCCAGACACCAAAAATGGATAACATTCTGGTGTATGACACTTATATAAAAATTGTACCTCCAATTAAAAGGGTTGGAGAAATCCTGCTTAAAACACTGGAATTCTTTGGATGGAAGTATGTCGGTATGATCGGAGGAGGTGCGGATACAAACACATGGGACAGTGTTGATGCTCTATGGAAGTCTGTGGAAAAGCAGCTCAGGGCCAAAGTAACAGTGACAGCTGGTATCAAGTTTGATACCAGTGACCCAGAATTGGCAAAGAGAAACTTGCAGATCATCTCTAAAGTTGCAAGAG TGGTGGTTGTGCTCGCTAATGCTGAAGACACCACGTCTATGATGATAGAAGCTCAGAAACAAGGCCTAATGAATGGAGAGTATGTTTTCCTTCTGGTTCAACAGTTTGATGTCAGTGGCAATGTG GACACCCTGTGGAAGTCTATGGGTGATGCAAATGAAACAACAATGCTGAAGGCTTTTGACATGGTGTTTGTACTCGCTCAGAAGTCCTATGAAGGGTATGACTACTATGACTTCTTCGAACAGGCTTATGAGAGATTAAAAGGGGCACCTTTTTACAGCAACCTGTCCTCAGAAAAAGAAGTGA gatcttatgctgtgtatttttatgttgttgttttgttttatgccaTGGGCCTTAAAGAAGTCTTTAAAAACAGTAAAGACATCCGGTACGGACGAGAGATTCTCCAGAATCTCAGGGACAGGACCAACATTAGGTTTTATG gggctTCAGGTCTGGTTCACTTTGATGAATATGGAGAGAGGAACCTTGACTATTCAGTATATAACCTACAACAAACAGAAACGGTCACaaaatttgtttctgttttggaCTTTGACAGCCATTCGAAAATGATCAA ACCCACATCAAGGTTTTCTAACATTGCATGGCAAAGTGGAAAACCTCCACTAGATAATCTGGCCTGTGGTTTTGATAATGAGCTCTGTGAATGGGTAGACAATG ATATATCTCTGCTGGTTCTGCTGGTGGCTTTGCCTGTGTTAGGAGTGGCAGCAGTGGCTTTGATCACTTTGTTGACTCTACAGAAGACCCGTCTACTGTCTCGCCTGGATGAGTCCAACTGGTGGCTTATCAACTACAATGAAATAACCATCCTCAGAGAGCCCAAA GGAACACAAACACTGTCTGCAAGTACAACACCAAGCAAATGTGGAAGTGGTGGCTCTCAATCCATGCTCTCCTCAAATAGCTGTAGTACTAGAGAAGCCATCTACACTACTATTGGATTCTATCAG GGAAACAAAGTGGGCATAAAGTATTTGAAAAATCAAATCATTACTGATATCAAGAAGCCATCGATCATTGCAGAGTTCAACATG GTGAAagaaatgaaacatgaaaacataGTACAGTTCTTCGGTGTGTGCATCGAGCCACCAAATGTCTGTATCCTCATGCAGTACTGCAAGAAAGGAAGCTTGAAG GATGTTCTTGGGAACAGTGAAATTGATCTGGACTGGATGTTCAAATTGTCCTTTGCTTATGACATTGTTAAT GGCATGGAGTACATACATAAGAGCAGTGTGAAATCTCATGGAAATCTGAGACCCAGTACGTGTCTAGTGGACAGCAGGCTGCAGATCAAACTCTCTGGCTTTGGCCTGTGGGAGTTCAAACACGGTACCAAACACAAAATGATCCCAATGGAGAATCCAAATTATGAAGAGATGTACTACACTGCTCCTGAGTTTTTGAGAGAGGTCTACTACCCTTTCAATGGGACCCAGAAAGGAGACGTCTTTAGCTTTGCCATAATTATGGGTGAGCTGATATACAGTACAGAGGTGGGCCCATATCATGATGTTCATCTGGAACCAAAAG AGATTATTAAACAGTTAAGGACTCCAGTGAGCAAGGAGCCCCTTAGACCAACCTTGTCTGCTGATGTCTGTGATCAACGTCTCATCCCGTTGCTAAAAGCCTGCTGGAGTGAGAACCCAGACCACAGACCACCATTCGTCAGTATCAGGAGACAACTACGTCAGGCATGTCCTGAAAG CCATGCTAACATCTTAGACAACATGGTGAGCAAACTGGAGAAATATGCCAATCATCTGGAAGAAGTCGTGGaagagagaaccaatcagctcaCAGCAGAAAAGAGCAGAGCTGATAAGCTTCTATCTAGCATGCTGCCAAA GTATATTGCTGATCAGTTAATGTCTGGAAAACCAGTGGAGCCCAAAAGTTATGACATGGTGACCATTTTCTTCTCTGACATTGTGGGTTTCACCACCATGTGCTCTGTTAGCTCGGCTCTGGAGGTGGTCACCATCCTCAATGACCTCTACAGTCTTTTCGATGAGATCATCAAGCTATACGATGTCTACAAG GTGGAGACTATAGGGGATGCATATATGGTGGCCAGTGGACTGCCTATCAGTAACGGTACTCGTCATGCTGAGGAGATCTCAACTATAGCACTCCACTTCCTATCCGCCATCAAAAGGTTCAAAATTAGGCATTTGCCTAATGAAAAATTGGCCTTACGGATTGGGATCAATTCTGGTATGCAAGTACATGCTATAAGT ACTGGGCTCTTTTCTGTCCTTTACTGTTTATTTGGCGATACAGTGAACATGGCTTCTAGGATGGAGAGCAATAGTCTTC CACTAAGAATCCATGTCTCCCAGAGCACTGCTGATATTCTCTTCAAGATGGGAAATTTTGAACTAGAGGAGAGGGGCTATATAGAAATAAAG GGAAAGGGAACACAGAAAACGTTCTGGTTGATAAGCAAATCTGGATTCATTTTTCCACCCACTGGCCAGGACTGTGATGCAAGTCCTAAGTCAGGAACAGAT TCTTGCCATGTCATATCTAAACAGGAGAAAACCAAAGCAACCCCAACGAATCATGGAGACAGAAGAGCAATCCAGCGGACTCCAGCCATGgctaaaataacagaaatgcaCACACTTACTGTACCCGATATCTAG
- the tectb gene encoding beta-tectorin yields MSYEMAAVGVIFILLPMTWACAPQKADYVMVSCFPNAIIANVPECPYGWEIGQLSLGGVCYTGINTPGFYRFTIPDLTPKNNSYCGTLSEYVGGKDPRYIFYNSIVSNDSSLTVRNQPVNYTFSCTYKAAYLVNNAVFSQRVATVYVNNGSLGSFKSQLSMNVFTNSKFLYAKDAPYVIDTSEIGSEVFIGIEAKGLSNRFKVVITNCWATPTPFSTDKKRWTLIQNSCSLDNTVTIFENAKDSRSMFKFNSFRFQRLEKVSTVWLHCEIQVCDGEKLFCQPTPCTSRSTEFEPDPNGGILSMEFQVRAQHSSSYIHPAGPFLCLLSIFLLNEYLGYFSW; encoded by the exons ATG TCTTATGAAATGGCAGCTGTTGGTGTAATCTTCATTCTCCTACCCATGACATGGGCCTGTGCCCCTCAGAAAGCTG ATTACGTCATGGTATCATGTTTTCCCAATGCCATCATTGCAAACGTGCCAGAATGTCCATATGGATGGGAGATTGGCCAGCTGTCACTGGGCGGCGTGTGCTACACCGGCATTAACACTCCGGGCTTCTATCGTTTCACCATCCCAGACCTGACTCCAAAGAATAACTCATACTGCGGCACCCTGTCTGAG TATGTAGGAGGCAAAGACCCACGGTACATATTCTACAACTCAATAGTATCCAACGACTCCTCTCTCACTGTCCGGAACCAGCCCGTCAACTACACATTCAGTTGCACCTATAAAGCAGCTTATCTGGTCAACAATGCTGTTTTTAGCCAAAG AGTGGCAACAGTTTATGTCAACAACGGGAGTTTAGGTTCTTTTAAGTCTCAGTTGTCTATGAATGTGTTCACA AACTCAAAGTTCCTCTATGCAAAAGATGCACCATATGTGATTGACACATCAGAAATCGGATCGGAGGTGTTCATTGGCATTGAAGCAAAAGGACTTAGTAATCG ATTCAAAGTAGTAATAACAAATTGCTGGGCAACACCTACTCCATTTTCAACAGACAAGAAACGGTGGACTTTAATTCAGAACAG CTGCTCTTTAGACAACACAGTCACCATATTTGAAAATGCCAAAGACAGTCGGTCCATGTTCAAGTTCAACTCGTTCCGCTTCCAGCGGCTAGAGAAAGTTTCCACCGTGTGGCTCCACTGTGAGATTCAAGTATGTGATGGGGAGAAGCTATTCTGTCAGCCG ACTCCATGTACATCAAGAAGCACTGAATTTGAACCTGATCCAAATGGAGGGATCCTGTCCATGGAGTTTCAAGTCAGAG CACAACACTCCTCTAGTTATATTCATCCTGCAG GCCCATTTCTGTGTCTGCTGTCCATATTTCTACTGAATGAATATTTAGGATACTTCAGTTGGTAA